One genomic window of Candidatus Kuenenia stuttgartiensis includes the following:
- a CDS encoding dynamin family protein, whose protein sequence is MLDEFVEHKKEILSVIENIEDLSKNDAGIGDGLLAMVRKRLVTNSFNLVVLGQFKRGKTTLINSLIGKEVLPSSVVPLTSIVTILRFSHEIRCIIFMEDGSEREISVEELPRYVTEKENPGNVRRVRCAIIEYPSPFLEAGMMLVDTPGVGSTFLHNTETTYGFLDHLDAALFLMSADVPISQVEKELLDTIKDSTQKIFFVLNKIDNLTSNEMEEIVAFNKQVLEEMGFAVHKIWPISAREALKAKIINNDVQLLQSGLLELADALGSFLSSEKGKIVLNTTISKTQRFISRKLSQIAIEKRTLEASGEELEDKLNTFYKLVTNLKQDREDIAYLLKGESDKLCLKVEDMLKSLEEKETARIKQCLVDFYEKNPEFSPTVFRDEMQKVIKEEIVRGFDVFRKDSEQVISNNMQEAFNRFTKRSNDIIREFKTAAELLFEVAMDTTEFAVELTKDNNFYYMVQEYTAPTEEEVKSILRTFLPKSMSRKMVFHEMMERVSSDVSRNCGRTRSDLTTRIHKTINYYAKQLKDLGSDLIEQIEQAIQKGQERRKAGDEFVRIELELLASKAKKLEEHKGKLTNIWDAINLVDVKQEQINMVMV, encoded by the coding sequence ATGTTAGATGAATTTGTAGAACATAAGAAAGAAATATTGAGTGTAATTGAAAATATAGAGGACTTGTCAAAAAATGATGCTGGGATTGGAGACGGCCTGCTTGCTATGGTCAGGAAACGGTTGGTAACAAACAGCTTTAATCTGGTGGTTTTAGGACAGTTTAAAAGAGGCAAAACGACTCTTATCAACAGTTTAATTGGCAAAGAAGTCCTCCCATCATCGGTAGTCCCATTAACTTCTATTGTGACGATCCTGAGATTTAGCCATGAAATCAGATGTATAATTTTCATGGAAGATGGTAGTGAAAGGGAAATTAGTGTGGAGGAATTACCTCGGTATGTTACTGAAAAGGAAAATCCAGGAAATGTACGCAGAGTGCGATGCGCTATCATTGAATATCCGTCACCTTTTCTTGAAGCGGGGATGATGCTGGTCGATACCCCGGGAGTGGGATCAACCTTTCTGCATAACACGGAAACGACGTATGGATTTTTAGACCACCTTGATGCCGCATTGTTCCTTATGAGCGCTGATGTTCCCATCTCACAGGTGGAAAAGGAACTCCTTGATACCATCAAAGATTCCACACAGAAGATATTCTTCGTGTTAAACAAGATTGATAATCTGACTTCGAACGAGATGGAGGAAATAGTCGCCTTTAATAAACAGGTGTTAGAGGAGATGGGGTTTGCCGTGCATAAAATCTGGCCTATTTCTGCCAGAGAAGCACTGAAGGCAAAAATAATCAACAATGACGTTCAGCTTTTACAGAGTGGTCTTTTGGAACTTGCAGACGCGTTGGGGAGTTTTCTTTCTTCAGAAAAAGGGAAGATTGTCCTGAATACAACAATATCCAAGACACAGCGGTTTATCTCCCGGAAATTATCTCAGATAGCTATTGAGAAGAGAACATTGGAGGCTTCCGGTGAAGAATTAGAGGATAAGCTAAACACCTTTTATAAACTGGTTACAAACCTGAAACAGGATAGAGAGGATATTGCTTATCTGCTCAAGGGCGAATCCGACAAGTTGTGTTTGAAGGTGGAGGATATGCTAAAGTCTTTAGAAGAAAAAGAGACAGCGAGAATAAAACAATGTCTTGTGGATTTCTATGAAAAAAATCCTGAGTTTAGTCCAACAGTTTTTCGGGATGAGATGCAAAAGGTTATCAAAGAAGAGATTGTCAGGGGATTCGATGTGTTTAGAAAGGATTCCGAGCAGGTGATTTCTAATAATATGCAGGAGGCCTTTAACCGTTTTACGAAACGTTCCAACGATATTATACGTGAGTTTAAAACGGCTGCCGAGCTACTCTTTGAGGTAGCTATGGACACGACGGAATTTGCAGTGGAACTGACGAAAGACAATAACTTTTATTATATGGTGCAGGAATATACGGCGCCTACCGAAGAAGAAGTTAAGTCTATTCTGCGTACTTTTCTGCCTAAATCTATGAGCAGGAAGATGGTTTTTCATGAGATGATGGAAAGGGTGTCTTCTGATGTAAGCCGGAATTGCGGCAGAACACGCTCAGACCTTACAACAAGGATTCACAAGACCATTAACTACTATGCAAAACAATTGAAAGACCTTGGAAGCGACCTTATAGAGCAAATTGAACAAGCTATTCAAAAGGGTCAGGAGAGACGAAAGGCGGGCGATGAGTTTGTACGGATTGAGTTAGAGTTATTGGCAAGCAAGGCTAAGAAGCTGGAAGAACACAAAGGAAAACTGACAAATATTTGGGATGCCATTAATTTGGTTGACGTAAAGCAGGAGCAAATAAACATGGTAATGGTATAA
- the nrdR gene encoding transcriptional regulator NrdR, whose protein sequence is MQCLFCKADNDKVINSRTTADGLSIKRRRECLDCGRRYTTYERVEENPLRVVKKDGRREMYDRKKVFNGLLKACEKRPVSTDIIENIVDEIEREIYSKFDREVNANFIGSLVMQKLRILDMVAYVRFASVYREFKDISEFIDELKPFMQGTKKKMR, encoded by the coding sequence ATGCAATGCTTGTTTTGTAAAGCGGATAATGACAAAGTGATTAATTCTCGTACAACAGCGGATGGTCTAAGTATTAAGCGCAGGCGGGAGTGTTTGGACTGCGGTCGTCGATATACTACATACGAGCGAGTTGAAGAAAATCCATTGCGTGTCGTTAAGAAAGATGGACGGCGCGAGATGTATGATCGGAAAAAAGTATTTAATGGTTTGCTGAAAGCGTGTGAGAAGCGGCCTGTCTCTACCGATATAATAGAAAATATCGTTGATGAAATAGAGCGCGAAATATATAGCAAATTCGACCGTGAAGTAAATGCAAACTTTATTGGTTCTCTGGTAATGCAGAAATTAAGGATTCTTGATATGGTTGCTTATGTTCGTTTTGCTTCTGTATACAGGGAATTTAAAGATATTTCGGAATTTATAGATGAGCTAAAACCGTTTATGCAGGGAACCAAGAAGAAGATGCGATGA
- the smc gene encoding chromosome segregation protein SMC yields the protein MKLKKLELFGFKSFAEKTEVVFEDGINVIVGPNGCGKSNIVDAVKWVLGEQSVKSLRGNEMSDVIFNGTEKRPSLGYAEVSLTILNNKGLLPLEYTEVCITRRLYASGESEYLINKQTSRLKDIRELFVDTGFGSNAYSVIEQGNVDALLRANAHERRALFEEAAGISRFKLQKKAALSKLEHVEQNLLRIGDIVEELQKQLRSIKVQASKARRYQEYREQLKKLKVGLSLKNYRELGDNKASVSEQIKQIEEQRQKVTTIIDTLKLQIDEVEEALEQLELQSAALQTEKMSLESQISKDEDKIKYNTERIKELKTRRERLLEQQKTLENKIGETKNTILKSEEMLHVLTRDIGTVQNDHQNKEISSKQINLECDILYQGMEEKKAEVIATLQKESGVQNEIGSLTMEKETLMGRVMRLQKRQDEIASSLNMLKSRYETVADEKNTITIEYDILESNLFASKGRIQEIINTIRSLEDQINLKKQLQSSKKSRHEVLMDYEVRAEGIDSGAKCIVGESQKTDSVLKGIQGMIVDMLKVDLQYALAIEAALGDKVQGIVVSTTQNAIEALAFLLEHQKGNAIFFPLDRMHGQSSRNEEILQKPNVISVASRLVNCREDIREVIEGFLGNVLVVENLEAAMWLNSQGINVRCVTLNGELFELDGTISGGRKQGQVGIISRRSELEKIEDELLRIQEELERLEGEKYTYVGELTGLEEKTAQLAVKIEQLNLLKMSKENELSQNRQKQEELLAEEKMNEEESDEINGEIENTHEREILLRERLEVLNQRHEALKEQIEETSMLVKEKEVIRKEMQEEIMSLKVMLAQKEEKKDSLAETLNKLSADLQEMEEQVRDIADEHKNCQQKIFDAEIEIKNTEQHIEALQSEKIVIDERTENLSAEIERNDYHAAELRTSLEGNQAEYGSVEQHLQELRFKENEYNIRITNLEERIREEYKLEISELHSNREEIEQELSSLKEKQAQSDVSPEEFWEAVSVEIEELQGKVERLGNVNLEAIAEQEDLESREGFLLTQKEDLEKSHTSLLNLIKKINHTSRESFEKTFHEIRENFQMMFRKLFGGGKADIILEENVDILEAGIEIVAQPPNKELRSITLLSGGEKVMITVALLFSVFQTKPSPFCILDEVDAALDESNINRFSLIIKEFTRDTQFLMITHNKVTMSIADVLYGITMQEPGVSKKIAVKFDEIEKKVA from the coding sequence ATGAAATTAAAGAAGCTGGAATTGTTCGGATTTAAATCGTTTGCCGAAAAAACCGAAGTTGTTTTTGAGGACGGCATAAATGTAATTGTCGGTCCCAATGGATGCGGCAAGAGTAATATAGTGGATGCTGTTAAATGGGTGCTTGGCGAACAAAGCGTTAAATCGTTGAGAGGCAATGAAATGTCGGATGTTATTTTTAATGGCACCGAAAAAAGGCCCTCTCTTGGTTATGCGGAAGTATCGTTGACTATTTTGAACAATAAGGGACTATTGCCTCTGGAATATACTGAAGTGTGTATTACGCGCAGGCTGTATGCTTCCGGAGAATCTGAATATCTTATTAATAAGCAAACCAGCAGATTAAAAGACATACGCGAACTTTTTGTAGATACAGGCTTTGGTTCAAATGCGTATTCTGTGATTGAACAAGGGAATGTCGATGCGTTACTCAGAGCGAATGCTCACGAAAGGCGTGCATTGTTTGAAGAGGCCGCAGGTATCAGCAGATTCAAATTACAGAAAAAAGCTGCTTTGTCTAAATTAGAACATGTGGAACAAAATTTGTTACGAATAGGCGACATTGTTGAGGAGCTACAAAAGCAGCTTCGTTCCATAAAAGTTCAGGCATCGAAGGCTAGAAGATATCAGGAGTACAGAGAACAATTAAAAAAACTAAAGGTAGGACTTTCGCTTAAAAATTACAGAGAGCTTGGTGACAATAAGGCGTCTGTTTCTGAACAAATAAAACAAATAGAAGAACAAAGACAAAAAGTAACCACTATTATAGATACTCTTAAATTACAAATAGATGAAGTTGAAGAGGCCTTGGAACAATTGGAACTGCAATCAGCGGCATTACAGACGGAAAAAATGAGCCTTGAGTCGCAAATATCAAAAGACGAGGATAAAATAAAATATAATACCGAACGTATTAAAGAATTAAAAACCCGGCGCGAAAGACTCTTGGAACAGCAAAAGACATTGGAAAATAAGATAGGCGAAACAAAAAACACTATTTTAAAATCTGAGGAAATGCTACACGTATTGACGCGGGATATAGGAACGGTACAAAACGACCATCAGAATAAAGAAATTTCAAGTAAACAAATAAACCTTGAATGCGATATTTTGTATCAGGGCATGGAAGAAAAAAAGGCGGAGGTTATTGCTACACTGCAAAAAGAATCTGGCGTACAGAATGAAATCGGCAGTTTGACTATGGAAAAAGAAACATTGATGGGGAGAGTGATGAGGCTTCAAAAAAGGCAGGACGAAATTGCTTCATCTCTGAATATGTTGAAATCGAGATATGAGACCGTTGCAGATGAAAAAAATACTATTACGATAGAGTATGATATTTTAGAAAGCAATTTATTCGCTTCAAAAGGCCGTATACAAGAAATTATTAACACAATCCGTTCCTTAGAAGACCAAATTAACCTAAAAAAACAATTGCAAAGCAGTAAAAAATCGCGACATGAAGTACTGATGGACTATGAGGTTCGCGCAGAGGGTATTGATTCAGGGGCAAAATGTATCGTTGGAGAATCGCAGAAAACAGATTCTGTTTTGAAAGGTATACAAGGCATGATTGTGGATATGCTGAAGGTGGATTTGCAGTATGCTCTTGCCATTGAAGCTGCATTGGGAGATAAGGTGCAAGGCATTGTTGTGAGCACCACGCAAAATGCAATAGAGGCGCTTGCCTTTCTACTGGAACATCAAAAAGGAAATGCCATTTTTTTCCCATTAGACCGTATGCATGGGCAATCTTCTCGCAATGAGGAAATTTTACAAAAACCAAATGTCATTAGCGTTGCAAGCCGTCTTGTTAATTGCAGGGAAGATATTCGGGAGGTAATAGAGGGATTTTTGGGCAATGTCCTTGTTGTTGAAAATCTTGAAGCTGCAATGTGGCTGAATAGCCAAGGCATCAATGTTCGCTGTGTAACACTGAATGGAGAGTTGTTTGAATTGGACGGGACAATCAGCGGCGGCAGAAAGCAGGGGCAGGTAGGCATTATTTCCCGAAGAAGTGAATTGGAGAAAATTGAAGATGAATTGCTCCGTATACAGGAGGAACTGGAGAGGCTTGAGGGGGAAAAGTATACGTATGTGGGCGAACTGACCGGGCTTGAAGAGAAAACTGCCCAATTGGCGGTAAAGATAGAACAGTTGAATTTACTGAAAATGTCAAAGGAAAATGAACTTTCGCAAAACAGACAAAAACAGGAAGAACTTCTGGCAGAAGAAAAGATGAACGAAGAGGAATCAGACGAAATAAACGGCGAAATAGAAAACACCCATGAACGCGAAATTTTATTGAGGGAAAGATTGGAAGTCCTCAATCAACGCCATGAAGCATTAAAAGAACAAATCGAAGAGACATCGATGCTTGTTAAAGAAAAGGAAGTTATAAGGAAGGAAATGCAGGAAGAAATTATGTCTTTAAAGGTGATGCTTGCACAGAAAGAAGAGAAAAAAGACAGTCTGGCAGAGACGTTAAACAAACTTTCCGCAGACCTGCAGGAAATGGAAGAACAGGTTCGGGATATAGCAGATGAGCATAAAAATTGTCAGCAGAAAATATTTGATGCGGAAATAGAAATCAAAAATACGGAACAACACATTGAGGCGCTTCAATCAGAAAAAATTGTTATTGATGAAAGGACGGAAAATCTGAGTGCAGAAATAGAAAGAAATGATTATCATGCCGCGGAATTACGTACATCCCTGGAAGGAAACCAGGCAGAATATGGGAGTGTAGAACAGCATCTTCAGGAATTGCGATTTAAAGAAAATGAATATAATATCCGTATAACCAATCTTGAGGAACGGATAAGAGAAGAATATAAACTTGAAATTTCCGAACTACACAGTAACCGTGAAGAAATTGAGCAGGAACTCAGCAGTTTGAAGGAGAAGCAAGCTCAGTCCGACGTTTCACCGGAGGAATTTTGGGAAGCGGTTTCTGTTGAAATAGAAGAATTACAAGGAAAAGTGGAGCGTTTGGGCAATGTGAATCTGGAAGCCATTGCGGAACAGGAAGACCTTGAAAGCCGGGAGGGTTTTCTCCTCACCCAAAAGGAGGATCTTGAAAAGTCGCATACGAGTCTGCTGAATCTGATAAAAAAAATTAATCATACGAGCCGTGAATCTTTTGAAAAAACCTTCCATGAAATCCGTGAAAATTTTCAAATGATGTTCCGGAAGCTGTTTGGCGGAGGAAAAGCAGATATAATTTTGGAGGAGAACGTTGATATCCTCGAAGCGGGAATTGAAATAGTTGCGCAGCCACCCAACAAAGAACTTCGTTCAATCACGCTCCTTTCCGGGGGAGAGAAAGTGATGATCACCGTGGCGTTGCTGTTTTCGGTATTTCAGACAAAACCAAGCCCCTTTTGCATCCTCGACGAGGTGGACGCCGCCCTGGATGAAAGCAACATCAACAGGTTCAGTCTTATTATTAAAGAGTTTACCAGAGACACGCAGTTTCTCATGATTACGCATAATAAAGTTACTATGAGCATTGCGGATGTGCTTTATGGCATCACGATGCAGGAACCAGGGGTATCAAAAAAGATTGCCGTGAAGTTTGATGAGATTGAGAAAAAGGTTGCTTAA
- a CDS encoding formate/nitrite transporter family protein: MGNDMSEFRRAAHAGAAHSPVQTAAIVENKAVARAGLRVMQTFILSIMAGIFVAMGAQFATFVTSDSALHLGITSLIMGIVFSLGLILVETAGAELFTGNNLNVMGYLSKRITTRDLLRIWIIVYVGNFIGGILMVFWMYLAHQWEFFHFMTGAKALLIAHKKTTLSFEAALARGVLCNALVCLNVWLCYSGRSMADKVLSVLFPIGGFVASGFEHCVANMYFIPMGLVLRKNQAVVAAAEEMAGKTLDISQLTWKGFFINNLFPVTIGNFVGGVVLVGVVFWFIYLRPHNCYSKR, translated from the coding sequence ATGGGAAACGATATGTCAGAATTCCGCCGGGCAGCACATGCCGGTGCCGCGCATTCGCCTGTGCAAACCGCTGCCATTGTTGAAAACAAGGCTGTCGCAAGGGCAGGATTGCGTGTTATGCAGACCTTTATATTGAGTATCATGGCCGGGATATTTGTTGCCATGGGCGCACAGTTTGCTACTTTTGTAACGAGTGATTCTGCTCTCCATTTAGGCATTACCTCTCTTATTATGGGTATAGTGTTTTCACTCGGACTCATACTGGTTGAAACCGCCGGGGCCGAACTCTTTACCGGTAACAATCTCAACGTTATGGGCTATCTTAGCAAACGTATTACAACCCGGGACTTGCTCAGGATATGGATTATTGTGTATGTGGGTAACTTTATAGGCGGGATCCTGATGGTCTTCTGGATGTATCTGGCTCATCAATGGGAATTTTTTCATTTTATGACGGGCGCAAAGGCGTTGCTTATTGCCCACAAAAAGACTACCCTCTCTTTTGAGGCAGCCCTGGCAAGAGGTGTGCTTTGCAATGCCTTGGTATGCCTTAATGTTTGGTTATGTTATAGTGGTAGAAGCATGGCAGATAAGGTGCTTTCGGTTCTGTTTCCTATCGGCGGTTTTGTTGCCAGCGGGTTTGAACATTGTGTTGCGAACATGTATTTTATCCCGATGGGTTTGGTATTGCGGAAAAACCAGGCTGTCGTTGCTGCTGCAGAAGAGATGGCAGGTAAAACATTAGATATTTCACAACTTACATGGAAGGGATTTTTTATAAATAACCTCTTTCCGGTCACCATTGGAAACTTTGTGGGCGGCGTTGTTTTGGTGGGCGTGGTATTCTGGTTTATTTACCTGCGGCCTCACAACTGCTATAGTAAGCGATAA
- a CDS encoding formate/nitrite transporter family protein, translating to MSETKGTDISNQKCNKLVTGADACEPFETAKKAGLVGRARTNLDALTLLGLGILAGVFIALGMQLSVLVTHTATSSYGLNQLVGGVAFTLSMVLIVITGAELFMGNPLVAMSFLSGKITGRAFTRNVIIAFIGNLIGALTLVVWIYKSEQWMMSNYLLGAKIILMANEKVNTSFGVLLARGMMGNALICLGVWLCYCSKSNIDKILSLLWPVSCIMACGFEHGAVNMWLIPMGIILKDNRMVLTVAEKVHGGRLDLSNLTFFKGFLFDNLCPVVLGNVIGGVVLVAGAYWFVYLRFPEKGKEV from the coding sequence ATGTCAGAAACAAAAGGTACTGATATAAGCAATCAGAAGTGTAACAAACTGGTTACTGGGGCCGATGCCTGTGAGCCGTTTGAAACGGCTAAGAAAGCTGGGCTGGTAGGTCGTGCAAGGACGAATCTTGACGCTTTAACCCTGCTTGGTCTCGGTATACTTGCGGGGGTCTTTATTGCGCTTGGTATGCAACTATCCGTGTTAGTAACCCATACCGCAACCTCTAGCTATGGTTTAAACCAACTTGTCGGGGGTGTGGCTTTTACTCTGTCGATGGTTTTAATAGTAATCACCGGCGCAGAACTTTTTATGGGAAACCCTCTTGTCGCAATGTCTTTTCTATCCGGGAAAATTACCGGCAGGGCATTTACGAGGAATGTAATCATAGCGTTTATTGGTAATCTTATTGGAGCGTTAACCTTGGTGGTATGGATATACAAATCTGAGCAGTGGATGATGAGCAATTACCTGCTGGGCGCAAAAATTATTCTCATGGCTAACGAGAAAGTAAACACCTCGTTTGGTGTACTCCTGGCGCGCGGAATGATGGGCAATGCACTGATATGTCTGGGTGTTTGGCTGTGTTACTGCAGTAAAAGCAATATTGATAAAATACTGTCATTGCTGTGGCCTGTTTCCTGTATCATGGCATGTGGGTTTGAGCACGGTGCTGTCAATATGTGGCTTATCCCCATGGGGATTATTCTGAAAGACAACCGAATGGTGCTGACCGTTGCAGAAAAGGTACATGGTGGGAGACTAGACCTTTCCAATCTCACCTTTTTTAAAGGATTTTTATTCGATAATTTGTGTCCTGTCGTTCTCGGAAATGTAATCGGTGGTGTTGTGTTAGTTGCAGGTGCGTACTGGTTTGTATATTTACGCTTTCCTGAGAAGGGAAAGGAGGTTTAG
- the nrdD gene encoding anaerobic ribonucleoside-triphosphate reductase has translation MGNMIEYVVKRDGRTAPFVEKKIADAIFKAAQAVGGNDRALAEELAVVVSMFLAKKYNGNPPGIENIQDVVEKVLIETGHAKTAKAYIIYRDKRARIRDSLRVRKQSQKRVDTTDVSLMVDTETKDETFPWDKRKVAVALEKEADISGEVAEEIASVVEQRVFSSGLNRISTSLIRELVDNELFERGYSKKLEKQAVLGMPKYDLDELILSKNKENSNIATNNPEAINLAIAENTLKQYALQEVFSKEVSEAHLSGMVHLHDLGYPTRVYCSSHSLEYLKKYGLSLENLDTDSAPAKHARTLTGHLNTFLASMQAYYAGALGVGYINIMYAPYLEGMSHQEMKQEAQHLIFSCSQSAFSRGGQTLFLDFNIHTGIPGYLKDIPAIGPGGKPTGKTYGEYAETARRFTLAMLDVWREGDCYGHVFAFPKCDFHINEESFKDPKQYELLEYACQIASENGVPYFVFDRDEITLSACCRLRTTIDDNYMIKHPESMRFCGFQNITINLPQASYKAGKGNWDALYKEIDKAIEIAVKAHLQKKKFISKLMSGPEMPLWEIGKKAKDGRPYVDLEASTYIVGIIGLNECLQFMTGKELHEGDDMIRQGLRVVSHMYTRVKEAGKKHKLKFSLEESPAESASRRLAKVDMRNFPEAADVVKGNDERDGLYYTNSIHLRPDAPVDMITRIYLQSKFHTMIESGAIIHAFVGEERPPASSILNLVKKTFKNTQAAQVTISPEFTICNDCKKVTKKLTDICGYCGSRNVYGITRIVGYFSRINNWNKSKISELADRHKGNYRVEDIFTGKSASVESCAAKS, from the coding sequence ATGGGTAATATGATAGAGTATGTCGTAAAACGAGACGGAAGGACAGCTCCTTTTGTTGAAAAAAAGATTGCTGATGCGATTTTTAAGGCGGCGCAGGCTGTTGGGGGTAATGATCGTGCTTTGGCAGAAGAACTGGCTGTAGTGGTTTCTATGTTTTTGGCGAAGAAATACAATGGAAATCCCCCGGGCATAGAAAATATCCAGGACGTGGTGGAAAAGGTACTTATTGAGACGGGGCATGCGAAAACAGCGAAGGCTTACATTATATATAGAGACAAAAGGGCAAGAATTCGTGATTCGCTGAGGGTAAGAAAGCAATCCCAGAAAAGAGTGGATACTACAGATGTTTCTCTCATGGTCGATACGGAGACAAAGGACGAAACTTTTCCCTGGGATAAAAGAAAAGTCGCCGTAGCGCTGGAAAAGGAGGCGGATATCTCCGGAGAGGTTGCTGAAGAAATTGCAAGCGTAGTGGAGCAAAGGGTGTTTTCTTCAGGGTTGAACCGTATTTCAACGTCTTTAATCCGGGAGCTGGTGGATAATGAATTGTTTGAGCGTGGATACAGTAAAAAACTGGAAAAACAGGCCGTGCTTGGTATGCCCAAATATGATCTCGATGAGTTAATACTGTCAAAAAATAAGGAAAACAGCAACATTGCCACTAATAATCCGGAAGCAATAAATCTTGCAATTGCAGAAAACACTTTAAAACAATACGCGCTTCAGGAGGTTTTTTCCAAAGAGGTCTCTGAGGCACATCTAAGTGGGATGGTACATCTTCATGACCTTGGATATCCGACCAGAGTATATTGCTCTTCTCATTCTTTAGAGTATTTAAAAAAATATGGATTGTCGCTTGAGAATTTAGATACCGATTCAGCGCCAGCGAAGCACGCGCGTACATTGACAGGCCATTTAAATACATTCCTGGCTTCCATGCAGGCATATTATGCCGGGGCGTTAGGTGTGGGGTATATTAATATTATGTATGCTCCTTACCTTGAAGGGATGAGCCATCAGGAAATGAAGCAGGAGGCACAACACCTCATATTTAGCTGTTCGCAGAGCGCTTTTTCCAGGGGGGGGCAGACGTTATTTCTTGACTTTAATATACACACAGGCATTCCCGGTTATTTAAAAGATATACCCGCTATAGGTCCTGGTGGGAAACCGACGGGAAAAACTTATGGAGAGTATGCGGAAACGGCGAGGAGGTTTACTCTGGCGATGTTGGATGTTTGGAGGGAAGGGGATTGCTATGGCCATGTCTTTGCGTTTCCTAAATGTGATTTTCACATAAATGAAGAATCGTTTAAAGATCCGAAACAATATGAGCTTTTGGAATATGCCTGTCAGATTGCCAGTGAGAATGGCGTACCATACTTTGTATTTGACAGGGATGAGATAACCCTCTCTGCATGCTGCCGTTTACGTACTACAATTGATGATAATTATATGATCAAACATCCTGAAAGCATGCGTTTTTGCGGCTTTCAAAATATAACGATTAACCTGCCCCAGGCCTCCTATAAGGCGGGAAAAGGTAATTGGGATGCGCTTTACAAAGAGATTGATAAAGCAATTGAAATTGCGGTAAAGGCGCATCTTCAAAAAAAGAAATTTATCAGCAAACTAATGTCGGGACCGGAAATGCCTCTTTGGGAAATTGGAAAGAAAGCAAAAGATGGTCGTCCATACGTAGATCTTGAGGCGTCAACATATATTGTAGGCATTATTGGGTTAAATGAATGTTTGCAGTTTATGACGGGAAAAGAATTACATGAAGGCGATGATATGATCCGCCAGGGTTTGCGCGTGGTTTCCCACATGTATACGCGTGTGAAGGAAGCAGGGAAAAAGCATAAGTTGAAGTTTTCTTTGGAAGAATCTCCCGCCGAAAGTGCAAGTAGAAGATTGGCAAAGGTGGATATGCGAAATTTCCCTGAAGCGGCGGACGTTGTAAAAGGAAATGACGAAAGGGACGGCTTGTATTATACCAATAGCATACATCTTCGCCCGGATGCCCCGGTAGATATGATTACCAGAATATACCTTCAGAGTAAATTTCACACGATGATTGAATCTGGTGCAATAATACATGCATTTGTAGGAGAAGAAAGGCCGCCGGCCTCCAGCATTTTGAATCTCGTGAAAAAAACATTTAAGAATACACAGGCTGCTCAGGTTACCATATCTCCCGAGTTCACCATTTGCAACGATTGTAAAAAAGTCACAAAAAAACTTACGGATATTTGCGGCTATTGCGGGTCGAGAAATGTTTATGGTATAACAAGAATCGTAGGCTATTTCAGCCGTATAAATAATTGGAACAAATCTAAAATAAGTGAATTGGCGGACAGGCATAAGGGCAATTATCGTGTAGAGGATATTTTTACGGGCAAGAGTGCTTCTGTAGAATCTTGTGCGGCAAAAAGTTAG
- a CDS encoding anaerobic ribonucleoside-triphosphate reductase activating protein, producing the protein MNIPIKGFIENSLLEWEGKIASIIFLPTCNFLCHYCHAPHLVQTPNKLESIPLESVTKKLQQSFGWIDGVVVSGGEPTMYKELGELLKIFKDIGVLVRLDTNGTNPYALKDLIEKDLLDCIAMDVKAPLRKNKYEEIAGTPCNVEDIVNSIHIIMESGIEYEFRTTVCPSQLDQYDIEDISMSIRGAERYIIQSFKPNHCLNTDMLNEKPYSFEMLREFAMVAGKYVNYCCVRGDEGKVLSRNW; encoded by the coding sequence ATGAATATACCAATTAAAGGTTTTATTGAAAATAGTCTCTTAGAGTGGGAAGGAAAGATTGCCTCCATCATTTTTCTGCCAACGTGCAATTTTCTCTGCCATTATTGTCATGCCCCGCATTTGGTGCAAACCCCGAATAAATTAGAATCAATACCTTTGGAGTCAGTAACGAAAAAACTACAGCAAAGTTTTGGGTGGATAGATGGCGTTGTTGTTTCGGGCGGAGAACCCACCATGTATAAGGAATTAGGCGAATTGCTGAAAATATTCAAGGATATTGGTGTTCTGGTGCGCTTAGATACAAACGGAACGAATCCTTATGCATTGAAAGATTTAATCGAAAAAGACCTTTTGGATTGTATTGCAATGGATGTAAAAGCGCCTCTTCGTAAAAATAAGTATGAAGAAATAGCTGGAACTCCCTGTAATGTAGAGGATATTGTAAATAGTATTCATATTATTATGGAGAGTGGCATTGAGTATGAATTCCGTACTACGGTCTGTCCTTCACAATTGGATCAATATGATATCGAGGATATCTCAATGTCCATAAGGGGTGCAGAACGATATATCATACAGTCCTTTAAACCGAATCATTGTTTGAATACGGATATGTTAAATGAAAAGCCCTATTCTTTTGAAATGCTCAGGGAATTTGCAATGGTGGCAGGCAAATATGTTAATTATTGCTGTGTCCGGGGAGATGAAGGAAAAGTTTTATCGAGAAATTGGTAG